AACCATCCGAGTTGGGTTCAAGTGATGATGCCTCAACCTGGGGCGTTAGAACTTGGGTTCAGCAAGGGGGGTTAAGTCGTAACAAGGTATCTGTAGGGGAACCTGCAGATGGATCACCTCCTACGCAAAACCGGAGGGGAACTACCCCTCCACCAAATATTGGTGGGGTTCCAAGCACCTAAGACAAAAGCAATCTATCATCGAACGTCCAGCGATATTTTTTCTTCAAATCATCGATATAGCGCACAGCTTGCGCTCCGTTTCGAATCAAAATGAAGAAGAATGGAAAAGGGTTTTGAATGGTTCGGGCGCTCTTGCTTATCTAAGGCTTCTTCCTGCTCATCATGAACATCAGGGCAAGCAGCACTAGTATGACGATCACCAGCACGACGTTGATCATGGCATAGGTACCCGCTGTGTCCGCCTTCTTATCGATCCGGTCCTCCTGGTCCTGCATGGCGTCGAGCTGGGTCTGCAAATCCGCTAACGACGCGCTTAAGGCTGCGATCGTCATCAATATCATCGTGACATTCCCGTCTGCGGCAGCCAGCTGCGCCTGGAGGGTCGCAATCTGGTTCTTGAGCGAGTCCATCTGCTGATCGAGGGTCTCACCCACAACGATCACTAGAGACATCCTCTGCTCTGGAAGTGTCGTTCCTCCATTGTCGTACTCCACGCCCATGTACGGGAGTGACACTGTGTAGGCTCCTGCAGCTATCCCTTCAGGGATGGCCATCTGGAATCCGAATGTCACGTCAAAGGTTCCCTGGAACGGGACTGAGCTGTAGGAAATCCCAGTTCCTGACACTAGCACAGCGTTACCGTAGTAGTATTCGGCAACCACGTTCGCGAAGTCGATGGAAACGGTCACCATTACTGTCCTTCCGGTCTGCACAGTCGTCGGCGCGACCGATGTTGAGATGGACATAATCCGCATCTCCTCAACACCTTCGAACACAGTGCTAGCGTCGTTGCCACCTATCGCCAGAATCCTACCGTCGTCAGTAGCTGCTCCGCCCAGGTACCTCGACTTCATGGTCATGTCGGGACCGTCGTACCAGGCTTTCTCCCATGAGTTGAAGTAGTAGGTCCAGTTGTAGCCCGCGTCAACGTTGGTGGAACCCACTCCGCCGCCGAACGCATAGATTAGACCATCTACGCCTCTGACAGCAGCCAGGGTCGCGGTAGCCAGGGGCAAGGGTGCCACTGATTCCCAGCTGCCCCAGGTGTAGTAAATATTCACGGCGGCTGTGGTTCCAGTTGCTGTATTGCCTCCAATATAGCATAAGTAATATCCAGCGCTGACAACAGCGCCCGCTTTGACACCCACCGGCATGTTCGCACCAGTACTCCATCCGTCTGTCGCAGTGTCGTAGACATTCACAACGTTCGAGTAAGGCATGCCAGGAGTCTCTCCGCCGAAGACATAGATCATGCCATTGTCACCTGCGCCGGCCTTCGCCTCCCAGACTCTCTGAGGGACAGGCGTTCCGCTACTCCAGGTATTCGAATTGATGTCGTAGATTTGTGTGTAGTCAATCGCGCCTGTGATGCTATCCCAGCCGCCGAAGACGTAGACCTTGCCATCAAAGTAGGCTCCTGCCGCGCCACGAGAAGCATATGGCAGGGGCGCGAGGTCTCGCCACTGACCCGTGTCAGGGTCATATGAAGATACGTTGTTCACGGCGACATAGCCTATCACGTTCACGCCACCGATCACATACACCAATCCATCATCGTCCTGGACGACGACAGCTTGTGAATGCGTGTCGTTGAGCGGTGAGGCGGGCGTCCACTCCGCCACAATGGCGGCCTCGGCTGGAGTCGGGATGACCCTAAGAGAGAACATCGACATCAGCAGGACGAGCCCCACCACTATTCCAAGTCCAAATCTTCCTTCATTCCTTTTCATAGATTCACCTCAAGATGAAAACGAGTCCTCTGACTGCATCCATCCCTTGGGCGTCTAACCCGAATCGCTATTGACCCGAACCAATATAAGTCCATCGGTATCCGTGGCCAATCCCCCTGGCTTGCACAGATCACGGCGGATTTCTCTCAAGAATGGGATCATGACAGATTGACGGACATTGCCGAATTCTCGTGATATGGACGAAACCCTTTGCTTTCGGAAAAACATCAGCCGAGTCCTCGATTCTCCAAACAATCGTCAATAGGGACCCCGCCACATCAACAAGTTTTCAACCCCGTTTCCGAATGTTTTTATACCTCGGCAGATTACACTGACCTCAGCTGTCGTTTCTGCGTCTGGCCGAGCGAGGGACCGGGGATGCAACGACGATGGTGATACTTGAGTCTAGGGAAGAGATACCATGATGATTCTGAAGATGAAGAAGGAGGACCTTTCCGTCTTCCTCGACTCCGTCAAGGAGTGGGGAGAACTCTGGGGTCCGACGAAGAAGGGAGACAAGGTGTCCTACGCGAAGGTTGACTCGCTATCGCAGATGGATCTGAAGGCGACGAGGACCATCATACCGCCAAAGAAGTTCCTCTATCCGCCTAGGTTCACGATGTTCGACTACGACGAGGATGGCTTTGTCGAGAGGCGCGGTGACGTGCCGCGGAGGATCCTGTTCGGAATCCACCCCTGCGACATCCATGGCATACTCATCATGGACAAGCTATTCCTAGAGACGTACAAGGACCCATACTACGCTGAGAGAAGGGAGAAGACCTTGCTGCTAGGGCACAGCTGCATCCCCGATGACAAGTGTATGTGCATGGCGACCAATACTGATTTCATCGCTGAGGGGTTCGACCTGTTCTTCACGGACCTCAAGATGTTCTATCTCGTCAGGGTCGGATCGACGAAGGGACATGACCTTGTGAGAATGAAGCCGGACCTGTTCAGCAGGGACCTTGGCAAGAACGAGATCCTCACCTACAATGAGTACAGGAATTGGAAGAACTCCCAGTTCAAGAAACAAATGGATTTCACGGGCATGCCATACATATTCGAGCTAGGATACAACAGTCCTGTCTGGGACCAGCTTGGGGACAAATGCCTCTCGTGCGGTCAGTGCTCGATGGTCTGTCCGACATGCAACTGCTACAATGTGGTCGATGAGGTGGAGCTCGGAACCGTCGAGGGTACGAGGGACCGATTCTGGGACAGCTGCATGTTCAGAGAGTATTCCCTTGTTGCTGGAGGCGGCAATTTCAGGGACAAGAGAGCCGACAGATTGAGGCTCTGGTATACTCACAAGTTGCAGGCGTACATAGGGGAGTTCGGAAAGCCGGCGTGTGTCGGCTGCGGAAGATGCGTCGATACATGTCCTGTGGAGATCAACGTGGTCACCGTCTCGAACGCCCTCAAGGAGCAGGAGGTGGGCAAGTGAAGAAGATGTGCGTGGTCCTTGATGAAAAGGAGGTGGACGACAACCCCTTCACCCCGGACACGTGGAGGATTGTTCGGAAGTACCCGCTCATTAGCGACGTGAACTTCTTCCAAGCGAGACCCGTTGATGTCGACGAGGCGCTGAAGTTCGACTACCTGCCGGGGCAGTTCGTGATGTTGTCAATAGCCGGGGAGGGTGAGGCGCCGTTCTGTATCTCTTCGTCCCCTTCGAGACCCGGGTTGCTGGAATTCTGCATCAGGAATGTGGGAACGCTCACGAGCACTCTCTTCGGGCTGAAGGAGAACCAGACAATAGGCATACGCGGCCCGTACGGCAACGGCTTCCCCATCGAGAAGATGGAAGGCAAGGACATCTTGATAGTCGCAGGCGGCATGGGCGTCGCCCCGCTTCGCTCGCTGCTCCTTTACGTACTTGACAATCGGGACAAGTTCGGCAAGCTCACCTACTTGCACGGCGCCAGGAACCCTGGCGAGATGCTGTTCCGGGAGGAGTTCATGCAGCTGAAGGAACGCGATGACCTCCACTGCCTGCTGTCCGTCGACAAGGATGACACGGGCAAGTGGACGGAGAAGGTTGGCGTTGTCACGACGCTCTTCAAGGATCTCGGACCGATTGATGCCAAGAACACGGTCGCGGCGGTCTGCGGCCCGCCGATCATGTACAAGTTCGTAATGCAGAACCTCGTCCAGCTGGGAATTCCAAAGCACCAGATACTGATGACGCTGGAGAGGAGGATGAAGTGCGGCGTCGGCAAATGCGGCCATTGCGCGATCGAGTATCTCTACACGTGCATAGATGGTCCTGTGTTCTCATGGTGGGACGTGCTCCACATGAAGGAGCTCATAGGGAGGGGTGCAAGTGACAAGACAATCTCCTAAGGTCGGAGTCTACGGATTCACGGGCTGCGCGGGCGACCAGCTCATGATACTCAACTGCGAGGACCAGCTTGTGGACCTGTTCGGCGCGACCGATATCCGCTCTTTCGTGATGGCGAAGAGCGACAACCACGAGGGCGAGCTCGATGTCGCGTTCATCGAGGGCTCGATATCGACCGAAGAGCAGCTGAAGAGGCTGAAGGAGATAAGGGAGCGCTCGAAGGTCATGATCGCCATAGGCACATGCGCTTGTCACGGGGGACCCCAGGCCATGAAACTGGGAGAGGGCAAGTGGGAGGAGATGTACAAGAAGGTCTACGGGAACGCCAAGATCAACGTGTCGAAGGCGTTCGAAGCTCAACCCATCGATGCCTTCGTCAAGGTCGACATGTACATCCCAGGGTGCCCGATCGACAAGACAGAGTTCCTGGGAACGGTTTCGAAGCTCGTGGCAGGAAGGCACCCGTACCTGCTCAAGGCCCCCGTCTGCCTGGAATGCAGATGGAGGGAGAACCCGTGCATACTCTATGCCGGGAGATTCTGTGCAGGCCCGCTCACCAAATCCGGCTGCGGCGCTGTATGCCCTACTCATAACCTGCCTTGCGTTGGCTGCTGGGGACCGACCGATGACTTGAACGTGAGTTCCGAATACGAGCTCCTCAAGGAGAAGGGGTACGACCCAGATGAGATCATAAAGAAGATCAAGAAGTTCGGAGGCGCACGCGTAGCCCAACTTGTGAAGGACCT
This portion of the Candidatus Thermoplasmatota archaeon genome encodes:
- a CDS encoding 4Fe-4S dicluster domain-containing protein → MMILKMKKEDLSVFLDSVKEWGELWGPTKKGDKVSYAKVDSLSQMDLKATRTIIPPKKFLYPPRFTMFDYDEDGFVERRGDVPRRILFGIHPCDIHGILIMDKLFLETYKDPYYAERREKTLLLGHSCIPDDKCMCMATNTDFIAEGFDLFFTDLKMFYLVRVGSTKGHDLVRMKPDLFSRDLGKNEILTYNEYRNWKNSQFKKQMDFTGMPYIFELGYNSPVWDQLGDKCLSCGQCSMVCPTCNCYNVVDEVELGTVEGTRDRFWDSCMFREYSLVAGGGNFRDKRADRLRLWYTHKLQAYIGEFGKPACVGCGRCVDTCPVEINVVTVSNALKEQEVGK
- a CDS encoding FAD/NAD(P)-binding protein yields the protein MKKMCVVLDEKEVDDNPFTPDTWRIVRKYPLISDVNFFQARPVDVDEALKFDYLPGQFVMLSIAGEGEAPFCISSSPSRPGLLEFCIRNVGTLTSTLFGLKENQTIGIRGPYGNGFPIEKMEGKDILIVAGGMGVAPLRSLLLYVLDNRDKFGKLTYLHGARNPGEMLFREEFMQLKERDDLHCLLSVDKDDTGKWTEKVGVVTTLFKDLGPIDAKNTVAAVCGPPIMYKFVMQNLVQLGIPKHQILMTLERRMKCGVGKCGHCAIEYLYTCIDGPVFSWWDVLHMKELIGRGASDKTIS